The nucleotide window GGCCAGACTTCTGCGGTTCGGAGTTCCTTGTTCGATATTCGGACTTCTCTCCGCTATCATTTTGGTTGTCGGCTATGCCGCGTTAGGTAAGAAGGGGGATGAGGAGATAGTTGAGATGTGGAGATAAAAAAAAACAAGAATTATCTCCTTATCTCTTTTTATCTCCCTATCTCCCTTCGTACACCTTTTGCTTCTTTGCGGCTTTGCCGCTTTATGCCTTTGCGTTTAAGATTGATGCTATGCGAATTCTCGACCGGCTCGAACGAAGATTTGGAAACAGTGGAATCCCAAACGTAACTCTTGTTCTGATTCTGGCGCAAGTCTCTGTCTACATCATCTCAAAGCCACAACCGGAAATACTCAATGCCTTTCATCTGCTCCCAGGCCTTGTTTTACAAGGACAGGTCTGGAGACTGCTCAGCTTCCTGGCCGTCCCGCCTGTTACCAATCCGATCTTTGCTTTCTTTTTCTGGTACCTTTTTTACCTTATGGGGAATTCGCTCGAACATTACTGGGGCACATTCCGATACAACGTCTTTTTGCTGGTTGGTTATCTGGCCACTGTTGCAGCGGCCTTCCTCTTTCCGGAAGCTCAAGCTTCGAACGGATTCCTGCAAGGCTCGGTTTTTCTGGCTTTCGCGTTTCTCAATCCTGACTTCGTTCTGTACATCTTTTTCATTCTTCCTGTGAAAATTAAATGGCTCGCTCTTTTGACCTGGCTTTCATACGGCTACATCCTGATTACCGGTGCATGGAACATAAAGCTGCTGGTCCTTGCCTCTATCTGCAATTTCCTGTTGTTCTTCTGGACGGATATCAAGGACAGAGTCAGAACGGGCCGGCGACATATGGCATCTCAATCCAGCAAGTTTGCTAATACGAAATCGGAAAAACAGCCATTTCATCGCTGTGTTATTTGCGGTATTACGGACATAAGTCATCCGGATATGGACTTCCGTTACTGTACCGAATGCGCTGGAACGCCCGGTTACTGCGCCGACCATTTGCAAGGGCACGAACACATCAGAAGCGCCTGAGCTCAAGTAATGTACAATATCGTGCATGAAACAAATCCTTCTTGCGTTTCTTTTGATTACCACTACTGTTTATGCAGCGCCCCCACAGACCATGCGCGTAGATTATTTCCACACAGGAGACGCGAACCACGAGGTTTTCAGCCTGGACCGTGTGGTCATTGAGCCGCTTCCCTGGCCCGGTAATCTTGACAAATCGGTTGACGACACAAATCTTGGCAGGTATTTGTTCGAAGTGATCGATCGCCGGACGAATCGCGCTATCTATTCCCGGGGGTTCGCATCCGTTTATGGAGAATGGGAAACAACGGATGAAGCGCGAAAGATGCATCGCACTTTTCACGAATCATTCCGGCTTCCGGAGCCGCAACAGGAAGTACAGATTCTTCTGAAAAAGCGGGATGCCAACAACGCATTCAAAGAAATCTGGTCCTTGCTGGTGGACCCCAAAGACATGTTTGTCGATCGTTCGAAACACAAATCCCCTGCCCCGCTGTTGGAATTAGAAAAGAATGGAGATCCGTCGACTAAAGTTGATTTCCTGATCCTTGGGGATGGCTATACAGCAGCCGAAGCGAGTAAGTTCGAGAAAGACGCGAAACGTCTCGCGGAAATTCTTTTTTCTCAGTCTCCATTTAAGGAGCACAGAAAGGACTTCAATGTTTGGGGACTCTGTCCGCCGGCAGAAGAGTCAGGAATCTCGCGTCCTTCTACAGGCGTGCACAAACGGAATCCAGTGGGAAGCACTTATGATGCTTTCGGAT belongs to bacterium and includes:
- a CDS encoding IgA Peptidase M64, giving the protein MKQILLAFLLITTTVYAAPPQTMRVDYFHTGDANHEVFSLDRVVIEPLPWPGNLDKSVDDTNLGRYLFEVIDRRTNRAIYSRGFASVYGEWETTDEARKMHRTFHESFRLPEPQQEVQILLKKRDANNAFKEIWSLLVDPKDMFVDRSKHKSPAPLLELEKNGDPSTKVDFLILGDGYTAAEASKFEKDAKRLAEILFSQSPFKEHRKDFNVWGLCPPAEESGISRPSTGVHKRNPVGSTYDAFGSERYILTFQNQAFREIVAFSPYEYVEILVNNSTYGGGGIFNLYSTVAADSLWAPYVFVHEFGHHFAGLADEYYTSDVAYLPSEDRVEPWEPNATALLDAEQLKWHDLVSPGTPLPTPWNKETFEKYSAQIRERRRKIRAENKSEEEMDKLFQEQKEHESRELAADKYAKKVGAFEGANYAARGYYRPQVDCIMFSRNDVPFCAVCRRALEMVIRLYTP